A DNA window from Bacteroidales bacterium contains the following coding sequences:
- a CDS encoding T9SS type A sorting domain-containing protein produces the protein MKRIYPLLLLLILPIILITPTSSYAAKHLIDVKDFEFDPVHVPDVQIGDTIRWEWVNGFHTTTSGSIPEGAVSWDSNITSSVTSFEYVVAVPGTYNYVCTPHVPGMVASFTVLPAQTLAVDPNNIDVTYTAGTTSFTVQSNTSWTVESDAAWSTATSAGSGNGTIDVNYNENTTSDIRVANLTVTTTSSLTVLVTVTQAAANVSVEEIVIPALQVYPNPSNGIVTLEMQWFLGKQVQISVLNLEGQIILQKELIATAVSSLDISELPAGTYIVKMNAGAEQFSKQLILTDK, from the coding sequence ATGAAAAGAATCTACCCTTTATTACTGTTATTAATTCTTCCCATCATCCTCATTACCCCAACATCCTCCTATGCTGCAAAACACCTTATTGATGTTAAAGACTTTGAGTTTGATCCGGTGCATGTACCGGATGTACAAATCGGTGACACAATTCGCTGGGAATGGGTGAATGGTTTTCATACAACCACTTCCGGTTCAATACCTGAAGGGGCAGTCAGTTGGGATAGTAACATCACTTCTTCTGTCACTTCCTTCGAATATGTAGTTGCTGTACCCGGAACCTACAATTATGTTTGCACACCACATGTACCAGGGATGGTAGCTTCTTTTACAGTTTTACCGGCACAAACTCTTGCAGTTGATCCGAATAACATTGATGTCACCTATACTGCCGGCACAACAAGCTTTACAGTGCAGTCAAATACATCCTGGACTGTTGAAAGCGATGCAGCCTGGTCTACCGCAACTAGTGCAGGAAGTGGAAACGGAACAATAGATGTGAACTACAACGAAAACACAACAAGCGATATCAGGGTTGCCAATTTAACTGTAACCACAACTAGCTCCCTGACAGTATTAGTTACAGTGACACAAGCTGCTGCAAATGTTTCGGTTGAAGAGATTGTTATTCCTGCACTTCAGGTTTATCCGAACCCTTCAAACGGTATTGTGACGCTTGAAATGCAATGGTTTCTCGGAAAACAAGTGCAAATCTCAGTGCTGAACCTTGAGGGTCAGATTATATTGCAAAAAGAGCTTATTGCTACTGCTGTTAGCTCCCTGGATATATCGGAGTTACCAGCCGGAACCTATATAGTAAAAATGAATGCTGGTGCTGAACAATTCAGCAAACAACTTATTCTTACTGACAAGTGA
- the htpG gene encoding molecular chaperone HtpG produces the protein MVKGSINVKTENIFPIIKKFLYSDHEIFLRELISNAVDATRKLQTLASVGEYKEELGDITVEVILDKANKTLTVRDKGIGMTATEIEQYINQIAFSSAEEFVNKYKGKGDAEVLIGHFGLGFYSSFMVSDKVEILTKTYKKGKDTQAVHWSCDGSPEYTIDKTTKKTRGTDVVLYINKDSEEFLEEYRIMELLKKYCKFLPVPIQFGIEKTTETIEGETDDEGKPKTREVEKPRIINNTMPLWKRKPAELKDEDYKAFYRELYPATFDEPLFNIHLNVDYPFNLTGILYFPKVKKNLELQRNKIQLYSNQVFVTDSVEGIVPDFLTLLHGIIDSPDIPLNVSRSYLQSDPNVKKISGHIMKKVADKLENLFKEDRAAFEAKWDDIKIFIEYGIVSEPKFYERAEKFCLLKNTEGKYFTFEEYNNFVKTAQTDKDKRLVYLYTSDVDDQHAFINAAKERGYDVLVFGGPIDTHFISALEQKFTDTTFARVDSDLIDKLISKEDPLPSLLNEVQKARIKEMFEKQVDKARFHLQLESTGADDQPVVITRPEFMRRMKDMASVGGGYSFMGDMPEQFNLVVNLNHKLISKLADETEKDETHQSLVKQMIDLALLSQNMLKGQALTDFIKRTVEIIK, from the coding sequence ATGGTAAAAGGATCTATCAATGTTAAGACTGAAAACATTTTTCCCATCATCAAAAAATTCCTTTATTCTGATCATGAAATCTTTCTCCGCGAGCTGATATCCAATGCAGTAGATGCCACGCGCAAGTTGCAGACCCTCGCTTCAGTTGGAGAGTACAAAGAAGAACTTGGCGACATTACGGTGGAAGTGATCCTTGACAAAGCCAACAAAACCCTAACCGTACGCGATAAGGGCATCGGGATGACTGCCACGGAAATAGAGCAATATATCAATCAGATTGCTTTCTCAAGCGCCGAAGAGTTTGTTAACAAATACAAAGGAAAAGGCGATGCAGAAGTATTGATCGGCCATTTCGGGCTTGGATTTTATTCTTCGTTCATGGTTTCGGACAAAGTTGAAATTTTGACCAAAACCTATAAGAAAGGCAAAGATACACAAGCCGTGCATTGGTCGTGCGATGGCAGCCCCGAATATACCATTGACAAAACCACGAAGAAAACCCGCGGAACCGATGTCGTACTTTACATCAACAAAGATTCGGAAGAATTTCTGGAAGAATACCGCATCATGGAACTTCTGAAGAAATATTGCAAATTCCTTCCGGTTCCGATACAGTTTGGCATCGAAAAAACTACCGAAACCATCGAAGGTGAAACCGATGATGAAGGCAAGCCAAAGACCCGTGAGGTTGAAAAGCCGCGCATCATCAACAACACCATGCCGCTTTGGAAGCGCAAACCCGCCGAACTGAAAGATGAGGATTACAAGGCTTTTTACCGCGAACTTTATCCCGCTACATTTGATGAACCGCTGTTCAACATTCACCTGAATGTGGATTACCCGTTCAATCTTACCGGAATCCTCTATTTCCCGAAAGTGAAGAAAAACCTTGAATTGCAGCGAAACAAGATTCAGCTTTACAGCAACCAGGTTTTTGTTACAGATTCCGTTGAAGGCATCGTTCCCGATTTCCTGACGCTCTTGCATGGCATCATTGATTCGCCTGATATCCCGCTCAATGTTTCGCGTTCGTATTTGCAAAGCGATCCAAACGTGAAAAAGATTTCGGGTCATATTATGAAGAAAGTGGCGGATAAACTTGAGAACCTTTTTAAGGAAGACAGGGCTGCTTTTGAAGCCAAATGGGATGATATAAAAATATTTATTGAGTACGGCATTGTTTCCGAACCTAAATTTTATGAAAGGGCCGAGAAATTCTGTCTGCTAAAAAACACCGAAGGCAAATATTTCACTTTCGAAGAATACAATAATTTCGTAAAAACTGCCCAGACTGACAAAGACAAAAGACTGGTGTACCTTTACACTTCTGATGTTGACGACCAACATGCCTTTATCAACGCGGCCAAAGAGCGCGGATATGATGTGCTGGTCTTTGGTGGTCCCATTGATACACATTTCATCAGCGCACTGGAGCAAAAGTTTACAGATACAACTTTTGCGCGCGTTGACAGTGATTTGATTGATAAGCTTATATCAAAAGAAGACCCGCTGCCATCGTTGCTCAACGAGGTTCAGAAAGCAAGGATCAAAGAAATGTTTGAAAAACAAGTTGATAAAGCCAGGTTTCACTTACAACTTGAAAGTACCGGCGCCGACGATCAGCCTGTGGTTATTACCAGGCCTGAATTCATGCGCCGCATGAAAGATATGGCATCCGTTGGCGGGGGTTACAGCTTCATGGGCGACATGCCAGAACAGTTTAACCTTGTTGTTAACCTGAATCATAAACTCATTTCAAAGCTGGCCGATGAAACCGAAAAAGATGAAACCCATCAATCCCTGGTGAAACAGATGATTGACCTTGCCTTGCTTTCACAGAATATGCTCAAAGGTCAGGCCTTGACGGATTTTATTAAACGCACCGTTGAAATCATCAAGTAA
- a CDS encoding LemA family protein has product MNKWITPAIIVLVIIIIVAWAAGSYNSLVKSQENVEAQWAQVENVYQRRADLIPNLVSTVRGYADFERQTLTDVIEARSKATSVNINPQNLDENSLQQFQAAQGELSGALSRLMVVVERYPDLKANQNFLELQSQLEGTENRITVERNRFNETARDYNTMIRRFPRNLFASSFGFERKPYFEAVQGAEEAPKVEF; this is encoded by the coding sequence ATGAATAAATGGATCACACCAGCCATTATTGTGCTGGTAATTATAATTATAGTTGCCTGGGCTGCCGGATCGTACAATAGCCTTGTTAAAAGCCAGGAAAACGTTGAAGCCCAGTGGGCGCAAGTTGAAAATGTATATCAACGCCGCGCCGATCTTATTCCGAACCTCGTGAGTACCGTGCGCGGTTATGCTGATTTCGAGCGCCAGACACTGACTGATGTTATTGAAGCCCGTTCTAAGGCCACTTCGGTGAACATTAATCCCCAAAACCTTGACGAAAACAGCTTGCAACAATTCCAGGCAGCACAGGGTGAATTGAGTGGTGCACTATCGCGATTGATGGTCGTGGTAGAACGTTATCCTGATCTCAAGGCGAACCAGAATTTCCTTGAATTGCAATCCCAGCTCGAAGGCACCGAAAACCGCATCACCGTTGAGCGTAATCGTTTTAACGAAACTGCAAGAGATTATAACACAATGATCCGCCGTTTCCCACGCAACTTGTTTGCTTCTTCATTTGGTTTCGAACGCAAACCTTATTTTGAAGCAGTACAGGGAGCAGAAGAGGCACCTAAAGTTGAGTTCTAA
- a CDS encoding TPM domain-containing protein: MWLLLLFPLFTLTSQSQTQDIPPRPVPPRLVNDFAGVLSASEAQRLEEKLVNFNNSSSNQITIVIVSSLNGYDKSDYAIKLGHEWGVGQEGFDNGVVVLIKPKVGNERGEAFVAVGYGLEPVITDAASRRIVENEMIPSFRENNYYAGIDAATDVLMGLASKEYSSDEYAPKVSPFVGLIPIIIIFLIIFFISRAGSSQKSMGKNLPFWTMLALMSMGGSKGSFGNFSGGRGSFGGGGSSFGGFGGGGFGGGGAGGSW, encoded by the coding sequence ATATGGTTACTACTTCTCTTCCCGCTGTTTACACTGACTTCTCAAAGTCAGACACAAGACATACCTCCACGGCCGGTTCCACCTCGCCTGGTCAACGATTTTGCCGGGGTACTCTCAGCTTCAGAGGCACAACGCCTCGAAGAAAAACTGGTCAATTTCAATAACAGCTCTTCAAACCAGATCACCATTGTGATCGTTTCATCCCTCAATGGATACGATAAATCTGATTATGCTATTAAACTGGGCCATGAATGGGGCGTTGGGCAGGAAGGTTTTGACAATGGTGTAGTTGTGCTTATAAAGCCAAAGGTCGGAAATGAGCGTGGCGAAGCGTTTGTTGCCGTCGGCTATGGCCTTGAACCAGTTATTACTGATGCTGCCAGCCGCAGGATCGTCGAAAACGAAATGATTCCCAGCTTTCGTGAAAACAACTACTATGCAGGCATTGATGCTGCTACCGATGTACTTATGGGCCTCGCATCAAAAGAATATTCTTCCGATGAATACGCGCCGAAAGTAAGTCCGTTTGTTGGCCTAATTCCCATCATTATTATTTTCCTTATCATTTTCTTTATTTCCAGAGCGGGATCCAGTCAAAAATCTATGGGTAAGAATCTTCCATTCTGGACTATGCTGGCACTCATGAGCATGGGTGGAAGCAAAGGAAGTTTTGGCAATTTTTCAGGTGGAAGAGGCAGTTTTGGTGGCGGTGGAAGCAGCTTTGGTGGCTTTGGTGGCGGAGGTTTTGGTGGTGGTGGCGCCGGAGGAAGCTGGTAG
- a CDS encoding TPM domain-containing protein, whose protein sequence is MGTSSKNFFTQEQQDKILLAIRGAELDTSGEIRLHIENKCPDDVLDRAAYIFDKLQMQKTLLRNGVLIYLAIENRKFAILGDAGINGVVPENFWDDIKSGMLSHFREGKFTEGLVEAISRAGEQLKKHFPYQKDDVNELPDDLSFGKN, encoded by the coding sequence ATGGGAACTTCAAGCAAAAACTTCTTTACGCAAGAGCAGCAGGATAAAATCCTGCTGGCCATCCGGGGCGCTGAATTGGATACAAGCGGCGAAATAAGGTTGCATATCGAAAATAAATGCCCAGATGATGTGCTCGACCGCGCAGCCTATATTTTCGACAAACTGCAAATGCAAAAAACGCTACTACGGAACGGAGTGCTGATTTACCTTGCAATCGAGAACCGCAAATTTGCGATCCTTGGCGATGCAGGCATCAACGGTGTTGTTCCTGAAAATTTCTGGGACGACATTAAATCAGGGATGCTCAGCCATTTCAGGGAAGGTAAATTTACCGAAGGCTTGGTGGAAGCCATCAGCCGGGCCGGGGAACAACTTAAAAAACATTTCCCTTATCAAAAGGATGATGTGAATGAATTGCCTGATGATCTTTCATTTGGAAAAAACTAA
- a CDS encoding TonB-dependent receptor, producing the protein MKRFLLTTALLLLLPLIVLSQFIFSGSVSDAENGKPLPGANVLIQGTFRGIFTDASGEFRIENIKAGTYNVTVSYLGYENIQQLIVLDQNKQLDIFLTRSTFLTEEFVVSATRADNHTPATFTNLTREELSASNLGQDLPFLISLTPSLVTSSDAGAGVGYTWMNIRGSDNTRINVTVNGVPINDAESHGVWWVNMPDIVSSVDNMQIQRGVGLSTHGAGAFGGTISLQTTSLSDKPYAEISSSAGSYNTMKNSLSLGSGLIGKHWAFDGRISMTESDGYIDRASSRLRSYYFSGGFYGEKTVVKAITFSGNEKTYQAWYGVPGDSLKSNRTFNPAGLYYDDQGTIRYYDNETDNYQQDHYQLHLTHAFSDAVTANITGHYTYGRGFYEQYRANDEFSRYNLPDVEIGTEVITSSDLVRQRWLDNHFYGFTYSFNYIDMNRWNMTWGGGYNIYEGDHFGEIIWARFATHANIRHRYYQNDGLKKDFNTFLKADYEILPGLHIFTDLQYRNVAYNFLGLAWVQENITDLQQDASFHFFNPKLGINYNLNSFASLYAYAGIGNREPVRDDFTDSSPESRPKEETLRNIEIGFNQRGKNFMFNSNLYLMDYKNQLILTGEINDVGGFTRKNIDKSYRTGIEIEAALIITPNLQWQGNLTLSRNIIPRITEYVDQYDNGWNWIGFESKEYRDVDIAFSPSIIAASIFSYKPVDGLNLNLSSKYVGKQFIDNTSSRDRMLKAYLTHNLRMNYSIYSAFLKEIQLTVQINNLTNSMYSTNAWVYKGVFGDQGLITIEDGYFPQAGVHFLVGINLKF; encoded by the coding sequence ATGAAAAGATTTTTATTGACAACGGCATTACTGCTGCTCTTGCCACTTATCGTGTTGAGCCAGTTCATATTTTCCGGCTCAGTTTCTGATGCAGAAAACGGTAAACCGCTGCCCGGCGCCAATGTATTGATACAGGGAACGTTCAGGGGAATTTTCACTGATGCATCAGGCGAGTTTCGCATTGAAAATATTAAGGCGGGGACCTACAATGTTACCGTGTCTTACCTGGGTTATGAAAACATCCAGCAGTTGATCGTCCTGGATCAAAATAAGCAGCTTGATATTTTTCTCACCCGAAGTACGTTTCTTACGGAGGAATTTGTGGTCAGTGCTACCCGTGCTGACAATCACACTCCAGCCACTTTCACCAACCTTACACGTGAAGAGTTGTCAGCATCAAATCTGGGGCAGGATCTTCCCTTCCTGATCAGCCTTACACCTTCGTTGGTGACGAGCTCAGATGCCGGTGCCGGGGTTGGTTACACCTGGATGAACATCCGCGGAAGCGACAATACACGGATTAACGTCACCGTGAATGGTGTTCCGATAAACGATGCAGAATCTCATGGGGTTTGGTGGGTGAACATGCCCGATATCGTTTCATCGGTTGATAATATGCAAATCCAGAGGGGTGTGGGATTAAGCACGCATGGTGCCGGCGCTTTCGGCGGAACCATCAGCTTACAAACCACCTCCCTAAGTGATAAGCCGTATGCAGAAATCAGTTCCTCAGCAGGATCGTACAATACAATGAAAAACTCCCTAAGCCTGGGCAGCGGCCTGATAGGGAAACACTGGGCCTTCGATGGCCGGATATCTATGACGGAATCAGACGGATATATTGACCGGGCTTCTTCAAGACTCCGGTCCTACTACTTTTCGGGTGGATTTTATGGAGAGAAAACAGTTGTGAAAGCCATCACCTTTTCGGGAAATGAAAAAACCTATCAGGCATGGTATGGAGTTCCGGGCGATTCACTTAAGAGCAACCGGACTTTCAATCCCGCAGGCCTGTATTATGATGACCAGGGAACAATCAGGTATTACGATAATGAAACTGACAATTACCAGCAGGATCACTACCAGTTGCATCTCACCCATGCTTTTTCGGATGCAGTAACCGCTAATATTACAGGCCACTACACTTATGGGAGAGGATTTTACGAGCAATACAGGGCCAATGATGAGTTCAGCCGATATAACCTGCCCGATGTTGAAATTGGTACTGAAGTAATCACATCCAGCGACCTGGTCAGGCAACGCTGGCTCGACAACCATTTTTATGGATTCACGTATTCATTCAATTATATAGACATGAACCGCTGGAACATGACCTGGGGCGGGGGTTACAATATTTATGAAGGCGATCATTTTGGTGAGATTATATGGGCACGCTTTGCCACACACGCAAATATCAGGCACAGGTATTACCAAAACGATGGCTTAAAAAAGGACTTTAACACATTTTTAAAAGCGGATTATGAAATTCTTCCCGGCTTACATATTTTCACTGATCTGCAATACCGCAACGTTGCCTATAATTTTCTTGGATTGGCCTGGGTGCAAGAAAATATTACCGATTTGCAGCAAGATGCTTCTTTCCATTTTTTTAACCCAAAATTGGGAATCAATTATAATCTAAATTCATTTGCCAGCCTTTACGCTTACGCCGGCATCGGAAATCGCGAGCCGGTGCGCGACGACTTTACCGATTCTTCGCCTGAAAGCAGGCCAAAAGAAGAAACGTTGAGAAATATTGAAATTGGCTTTAATCAACGCGGGAAGAACTTTATGTTTAACAGCAACCTGTACTTAATGGACTATAAGAATCAGTTGATCCTTACTGGAGAAATCAATGATGTGGGTGGGTTCACACGTAAAAACATTGATAAAAGCTACCGGACAGGAATAGAAATAGAAGCGGCACTGATCATTACTCCGAACCTTCAATGGCAAGGTAACCTGACACTTAGCCGTAATATAATTCCTCGGATTACGGAATATGTTGACCAGTACGACAACGGTTGGAATTGGATCGGGTTCGAATCCAAAGAATACCGTGATGTTGACATAGCTTTCTCGCCTTCCATTATCGCAGCAAGTATTTTTTCATACAAGCCTGTTGATGGGTTAAACCTGAATCTTAGCTCAAAATATGTTGGTAAACAATTCATTGATAATACTTCAAGCCGCGATCGGATGCTTAAAGCTTACCTCACACATAATTTGAGAATGAATTACAGTATTTACTCTGCTTTTCTGAAAGAGATACAATTAACCGTACAAATTAACAACCTTACGAATAGCATGTACTCCACCAACGCCTGGGTTTATAAAGGTGTTTTTGGAGATCAGGGATTGATAACCATTGAGGATGGCTATTTCCCACAAGCCGGCGTTCACTTTCTGGTAGGAATCAACCTTAAGTTTTGA
- a CDS encoding tetratricopeptide repeat protein: protein MKYQILTLIALLIIYLGSCMPREQKAQELLREGSEKVAQSQHEEAIKLFSKAIMLMPEFAVAYSYRGSAKFDLGDLNGAHEDYTKAIEIDPTYAEPYDFRGRIKQLWYDEAGACEDFLKAAALGRPNMSEKVRRCE, encoded by the coding sequence ATGAAGTACCAGATTCTTACTCTTATTGCATTATTGATCATTTATCTTGGTTCTTGCATGCCACGTGAGCAAAAAGCTCAGGAACTGTTGCGTGAAGGCTCAGAGAAAGTTGCTCAAAGCCAGCATGAAGAAGCGATCAAATTGTTTAGTAAGGCCATTATGCTGATGCCTGAATTCGCGGTAGCATACAGTTACCGTGGCAGTGCAAAATTCGATTTGGGCGACTTAAACGGTGCCCACGAGGATTACACAAAAGCTATTGAAATTGATCCCACTTATGCCGAGCCTTATGACTTCAGAGGAAGGATAAAACAACTCTGGTATGATGAAGCCGGAGCCTGTGAAGATTTTCTAAAAGCTGCTGCACTTGGCAGGCCTAATATGTCAGAAAAAGTTCGCCGCTGCGAATAA
- a CDS encoding deoxyribodipyrimidine photo-lyase produces the protein MSNGFDKETPIALFWHRRDLRVFDNTGLFHALGSGLKVLPVFIFDTDILSKLENKQDARVHFIYENLLKLKGEYEKHQCSLLIKIGKPEEVLLKLLDELNVKAVYTNNDYEPYAKERDKKVDEILRSKGIEFRSFKDHVIFEKDEVLKADGKPYTVFTPYMRRWKERIDHDRLTNFPSQSRLNSLVTSEALTFPTLEEIGFKETHQQFPSVLTDLEIIRNYNKTRDLPAIKGTTRLGVHLRFGTISIREMVSIALKSSETWLNELIWREFFKMILFHFPHTVDKAFKPAYGQIEWLNYEKHFEAWCQGKTGFPIVDAGMRELTETGFMHNRVRMIAGSFLVKDLLIDWRCGEAWFAEKLLDYEQASNVGNWQWVAGSGCDAAPYFRVFNPILQAQKFDPSGKYIRRWVPELGTPAYPTPIVDHAIAKERAIKAYKKALANG, from the coding sequence ATGTCCAACGGGTTCGACAAAGAAACTCCAATTGCCCTGTTCTGGCATCGCCGCGATTTAAGGGTCTTCGATAACACTGGTTTATTTCATGCCCTCGGCAGCGGCTTGAAAGTTCTTCCGGTTTTTATTTTCGATACTGACATCCTCAGCAAACTAGAAAACAAGCAGGATGCCCGCGTGCATTTTATTTATGAAAACCTACTGAAGCTTAAAGGAGAATATGAGAAACACCAGTGTTCATTGTTGATTAAGATCGGAAAACCTGAAGAAGTCTTATTGAAACTGCTTGATGAGTTAAACGTTAAAGCAGTTTACACAAATAATGATTACGAACCATATGCGAAAGAACGGGACAAAAAGGTGGACGAAATACTCCGTTCAAAAGGCATAGAATTCCGAAGCTTTAAAGATCATGTTATTTTTGAAAAGGATGAAGTCTTGAAAGCTGATGGCAAACCTTACACCGTTTTTACACCATACATGCGCCGATGGAAAGAGCGGATTGATCATGACAGACTAACCAACTTTCCCTCCCAATCCCGCCTGAATTCTTTGGTCACCAGCGAAGCATTAACTTTTCCAACGCTGGAAGAAATCGGTTTCAAGGAAACGCATCAGCAATTTCCTTCGGTTCTGACTGATTTAGAGATTATACGCAATTATAATAAAACACGCGATTTACCTGCCATTAAAGGAACTACCCGACTTGGTGTTCACCTTAGGTTTGGAACCATCAGCATAAGGGAAATGGTTAGCATTGCTCTTAAAAGCAGCGAAACCTGGTTGAATGAATTAATATGGCGTGAGTTTTTCAAAATGATCCTTTTTCACTTTCCGCATACTGTTGATAAAGCTTTTAAGCCCGCATACGGTCAGATTGAATGGTTGAACTATGAAAAGCACTTCGAAGCATGGTGTCAGGGCAAGACCGGTTTTCCTATTGTGGATGCAGGCATGCGTGAACTGACTGAAACTGGTTTCATGCATAACCGGGTAAGAATGATTGCCGGAAGTTTTCTTGTGAAAGACTTGTTGATTGACTGGCGATGTGGTGAAGCGTGGTTTGCCGAAAAACTGCTCGATTATGAACAAGCTTCAAATGTCGGGAATTGGCAATGGGTGGCTGGCAGCGGTTGCGATGCTGCGCCATATTTCCGCGTATTCAATCCAATCCTCCAGGCCCAGAAATTTGATCCCAGTGGTAAATACATCCGGCGTTGGGTTCCAGAATTAGGCACTCCGGCTTATCCAACACCAATTGTTGATCATGCTATTGCAAAAGAAAGAGCCATTAAGGCTTACAAGAAGGCTTTGGCAAATGGTTGA
- the ychF gene encoding redox-regulated ATPase YchF, whose product MPLHCGIVGLANAGKSTLFNCVSNTKAQTGAFAYTSSKSNLGTVQVPDPRLFEIDKLIKSAKIIPTTIELVDMPGLARGSSQGEGVGNSFLSDIRNADALIHIVRCFDDENLPHLDGSVDPVRDKETLELELQVKDIDAIDRKIQRLEKLAKSGDKIYRSQIEVLQTFKQHLESFGMARSAPVDKYDRHVIEDLYLLTDKPVIYVCNVDSSSAAAGNSYTQAFSKSVQDENTQVLTIAAEAEAEIAELDSEEDRLAFLQDMGLEEPGVDKLIRAAYDLLELETFFTAGPKEVRAWTIRKGTLAPQAAGVIHSDLERGFIRAEVMKYNDFIKLGSEHACREAGKFAIEGKNYMVQDGDILHIRFNV is encoded by the coding sequence ATGCCATTACATTGCGGAATTGTAGGGCTTGCCAATGCAGGCAAAAGCACTTTATTTAACTGTGTTTCCAATACAAAAGCCCAAACAGGCGCTTTTGCTTATACCAGCAGCAAATCAAACCTTGGCACCGTTCAGGTTCCGGATCCTAGATTGTTTGAAATTGATAAACTGATCAAATCTGCTAAAATCATACCTACAACCATTGAATTGGTAGACATGCCAGGTCTTGCACGCGGGTCAAGCCAGGGTGAGGGTGTTGGAAATAGTTTTCTTTCGGATATCCGAAATGCAGATGCGCTAATCCATATCGTACGCTGCTTTGATGACGAAAACCTTCCACACCTTGATGGTTCGGTTGATCCGGTTCGCGATAAAGAAACACTCGAGCTTGAATTACAGGTAAAAGATATTGATGCCATTGACCGTAAGATCCAGCGTTTGGAAAAATTGGCTAAATCAGGCGATAAAATATACCGTTCACAAATTGAAGTGCTGCAAACGTTCAAACAACATCTTGAGTCATTTGGAATGGCTCGGTCTGCCCCAGTTGATAAATACGATCGTCATGTTATTGAAGACCTCTATTTACTCACTGATAAACCAGTGATTTATGTTTGCAATGTAGATTCTTCATCTGCTGCTGCGGGCAATAGTTACACCCAGGCATTTTCAAAATCCGTTCAGGACGAAAACACCCAGGTGTTGACCATTGCTGCCGAAGCTGAAGCTGAAATTGCCGAGCTTGACAGCGAAGAAGACCGCCTGGCATTCCTGCAGGATATGGGCCTAGAAGAACCCGGAGTGGATAAACTTATCCGCGCCGCCTACGATTTACTCGAACTGGAAACATTTTTCACAGCCGGTCCCAAAGAAGTAAGGGCATGGACGATACGAAAAGGCACACTCGCTCCACAGGCTGCCGGTGTGATCCACAGCGATCTTGAACGTGGATTTATACGCGCCGAAGTAATGAAATACAATGATTTTATTAAGCTTGGTTCAGAACATGCCTGCCGTGAAGCCGGGAAATTTGCCATTGAAGGAAAAAACTATATGGTCCAGGATGGCGATATTTTGCATATACGTTTTAATGTGTAA
- the smpB gene encoding SsrA-binding protein SmpB: MVSQVNIRNKKASFEYFLLEEFTAGMQLTGTEIKSLRAGKASVSDAYCSFSGNELFVRNLHIAEYTMGSYNNHEPKRDRKLLLNRKELKKILAKINEKGLTVIPVLLFIDEKGLAKLKIAVAKGKKLYDKRDTLKNKDQQREIDRGSRI, encoded by the coding sequence ATGGTAAGCCAGGTTAACATAAGAAATAAAAAAGCTTCTTTTGAATACTTCCTTCTCGAAGAGTTTACGGCAGGCATGCAGCTTACCGGCACGGAGATCAAATCATTGCGCGCCGGCAAAGCCAGTGTAAGCGATGCTTATTGCTCGTTTTCGGGCAACGAACTCTTCGTGAGAAACCTGCATATAGCAGAGTACACAATGGGTTCGTACAATAACCACGAACCAAAAAGAGACCGTAAACTGCTGCTCAACCGGAAAGAACTCAAGAAAATCCTCGCCAAAATAAACGAAAAAGGGCTCACAGTAATTCCTGTACTATTATTCATTGACGAAAAAGGGCTGGCTAAACTCAAAATTGCCGTCGCAAAAGGTAAAAAGCTCTACGACAAACGGGATACCCTGAAAAACAAAGATCAGCAACGCGAGATAGATCGTGGAAGCAGGATTTAA